One genomic region from Eptesicus fuscus isolate TK198812 chromosome 4, DD_ASM_mEF_20220401, whole genome shotgun sequence encodes:
- the MRPS34 gene encoding 28S ribosomal protein S34, mitochondrial — translation MARKKVRPRLIAELARRVRAIRERRERPRDSQLYALDYETLTRPYSGRRLPMRAWADVRRESRLLQLLSRLPFFGLGRLVTRKSWLWQHDEPCYWRLTRVRPDYTAQNLDHGKAWGILTFKGKTESEAREIEHPMHHDWRLVPKHEEEAFTAFTPTPEDTLRSVPYPPLLRAMILAERQKNGDTSTEEPMLNLERVPIEPWDYPEKQEAKKRAKGTPV, via the exons ATGGCGCGCAAGAAGGTGCGGCCGCGGCTGATCGCCGAGCTGGCCCGCCGTGTGCGGGCCATACGCGAGCGACGGGAGCGGCCGCGCGACTCACAGCTCTATGCCCTGGACTACGAGACGCTGACGCGGCCTTACTCGGGCCGCCGGCTGCCCATGCGGGCCTGGGCGGACGTGCGCCGCGAAAGCCGCCTCTTGCAGTTGCTCAGCCGCCTCCCGTTCTTCGGCCTGGGCCGCCTAGTCACGCGCAAGTCCTGGCTGTGGCAGCACGACGAACCGTGCTACTGGCGCCTCACGCGTGTCCGGCCGGACTACACGGCGCAG AACTTGGACCATGGTAAGGCCTGGGGCATCCTGACCTTCAAAG GAAAGACGGAGAGTGAGGCCCGGGAGATCGAACACCCCATGCACCACGACTGGCGGCTGGTGCCCAAGCACGAGGAGGAGGCCTTCACCGCTTTCACGCCGACGCCAGAGGACACTCTGCGCTCCGTGCCCTACCCGCCGCTGCTTCGGGCCATGATTCTGGCAGAGCGACAGAAAAATGGGGACACCAGCACCGAGGAGCCCATGCTGAATCTGGAGAGAGTCCCTATTGAACCCTGGGACTACCCTGAGAAACAAGAGGCCAAGAAAAGGGCCAAAGGCACTCCTGTCTGA